GTACTTGGCGTGTCCAATCCTCCAACTGTAGGGTCAGTTCCTCCGACAGCAAAGCCACTAGCACTGAAAGACGGCCAGCAAGTGGTAGTAACCGATATGCCTTCCGGTAGTACTTCCCAAAGTTGCTCCGCTTGCCATCGAGAGGATTGTTTGCTCTCCAACCAGACTTCCTGCTGCTCCAGTTGTACACGATAGGAACGCAGGTTACGCAGAGCTCGAATTTGTGCTTCTTCAAGAGCGCTCTGCAGATAACTAGTAGCGGTATCAAGGTGGGATTGGGCAACAAGTGGGGAAAGGGAAACG
The SAR324 cluster bacterium DNA segment above includes these coding regions:
- a CDS encoding prepilin-type N-terminal cleavage/methylation domain-containing protein; translation: MIRTPTEREGFTLIELLLALALLGTLLGLGIVSLSPLVAQSHLDTATSYLQSALEEAQIRALRNLRSYRVQLEQQEVWLESKQSSRWQAEQLWEVLPEGISVTTTCWPSFSASGFAVGGTDPTVGGLDTPST